GCCGCAACGCTACGTGCCTAGGGCTCCGCGGACGCTCGCTGGGCTAAACTCGACGACCTCGGCCCGCGCGACGCCCGCCCGCACGTACCGATCCTGGGCGACGATGGCTTCCAGGCTCGCCCGGTCGGGGGCGGCGGCCACGAGCACGCCGCCCGTCGGCGGGTCGCGACGCGCCCACGCCTGGAAGACGCCTTCCCGGGCGTAGCGCGCGCGCCGAGACGGACGCGCGCTTCGTGCGCTATCCACCCACCATCGCGGTAGACCGGCGCGGGCGCGTCACCACACCAGAGCCCGATTCCCTGCTCGCGCCGGTGGGCGACCTCGCGCGCGAGGCGTTCCCGCCGTTCGATGTCCCCGACCTGT
The sequence above is a segment of the Gemmatimonadales bacterium genome. Coding sequences within it:
- a CDS encoding YciI family protein, encoding MDSARSARPSRRARYAREGVFQAWARRDPPTGGVLVAAAPDRASLEAIVAQDRYVRAGVARAEVVEFSPASVRGALGT